A region from the Saccharomonospora azurea NA-128 genome encodes:
- the lysA gene encoding diaminopimelate decarboxylase gives MCAHPAGPRHAEVYPQADQAGFPPSTSEELDRLYPKVWPRNTYRAPDGVVRIAGVDVRELAKTYGTPLFVIDEVDFKARCAEYAEAFEDPALVHYAAKAFLCTEVARWVAEKGLSLDVCSGGELAVALRAEFPVERIAFHGNNKSIAELEHAVEVGVGTVVLDSYHEIARLAEIAERHGIEQAVMVRVTVGVEAHTHEFIATAHEDQKFGFSLASGDAAEAVRRVLNSPSLKLVGLHSHIGSQIFDTDGFEVAARRVIGLLADLRKEHGAELLDQLSVVDLGGGFGISYTDRDNPPPPAQMITQIREIVRKECAFADLPVPRIAGEPGRAIAGPGTVTLYEVGTIKDVTLGEDVARRYVSVDGGMSDNIRTALYEAAYDCRLVSRSSSDGQPGVGGAVLSRVVGKHCESGDIVVRDCWLPDTLAPGDLLAVAATGAYCYSMASNYNKQPRPAVVAVRNGNHRLLLRRETNEDLFRLEVS, from the coding sequence ATGTGCGCACACCCCGCGGGGCCTCGTCATGCGGAGGTTTACCCGCAAGCGGACCAGGCGGGCTTCCCGCCGTCCACTTCGGAAGAGCTCGACCGGCTCTACCCGAAGGTCTGGCCACGCAACACCTACCGCGCACCCGACGGTGTGGTTCGGATCGCGGGGGTGGACGTGCGGGAACTCGCGAAGACGTACGGCACGCCGCTGTTCGTGATCGACGAGGTGGACTTCAAGGCGCGCTGCGCCGAGTACGCCGAGGCGTTCGAGGACCCGGCGCTGGTGCACTACGCCGCCAAGGCGTTCCTCTGTACGGAGGTCGCGCGCTGGGTCGCGGAGAAGGGCCTGAGTCTCGACGTGTGCAGCGGCGGTGAGCTGGCCGTCGCGTTGCGGGCGGAGTTCCCGGTCGAGCGGATCGCGTTCCACGGCAACAACAAGTCGATCGCCGAGCTGGAGCACGCCGTCGAGGTGGGAGTGGGCACCGTGGTGCTCGACTCGTACCACGAGATCGCGCGGCTCGCCGAGATCGCCGAGCGGCACGGCATCGAGCAGGCGGTCATGGTGCGCGTCACCGTGGGTGTCGAGGCGCACACGCACGAGTTCATCGCCACCGCTCACGAGGACCAGAAGTTCGGGTTCTCGCTCGCCTCGGGCGATGCGGCCGAGGCCGTGCGCCGGGTGCTCAACAGCCCGTCGCTGAAGCTGGTCGGCCTGCACAGTCACATCGGGTCGCAGATCTTCGACACCGACGGGTTCGAGGTCGCCGCCCGCCGGGTGATCGGCCTGCTCGCCGACCTGCGCAAGGAACACGGCGCCGAGCTGCTCGATCAACTGTCCGTCGTGGACCTCGGCGGCGGTTTCGGTATCTCCTACACCGACCGTGACAACCCACCGCCACCCGCACAGATGATCACGCAGATCCGCGAGATCGTCCGCAAGGAGTGCGCGTTCGCCGACCTGCCCGTGCCGCGGATCGCGGGCGAGCCGGGTCGGGCCATCGCCGGGCCGGGCACGGTGACTCTCTACGAGGTCGGCACGATCAAGGACGTGACGCTCGGCGAGGACGTCGCCCGCCGCTACGTGAGCGTGGACGGCGGCATGAGCGACAACATCCGCACCGCGCTGTACGAGGCCGCGTACGACTGCCGCCTGGTGTCGCGGTCGAGCAGCGACGGCCAGCCGGGTGTGGGTGGCGCCGTGCTGTCCCGGGTCGTGGGAAAGCACTGTGAGTCCGGCGACATCGTGGTCCGCGACTGCTGGTTGCCGGACACCCTGGCCCCTGGGGATCTGCTCGCCGTGGCCGCCACGGGTGCGTACTGCTACTCGATGGCGAGCAACTACAACAAGCAACCGCGGCCCGCCGTC